In Verrucomicrobiales bacterium, the sequence GTCCGGCGTTCCTGACGAAGGTGCGGATTTCCGGCGGCGGCCGCTGCAATGTCACCCACAGCTGTTTTGAACCGCGCGAGCTCACCACCTGCTATCCGCGCGGAGAGCGCGCACTCATCGCGCCCTTTCATAGGTTTCAGGCTCGAGACACCGTGCAGTGGTTCGCCTCCCGCGGTGTGGTTCTGAAGACGGAGGGCGATGGACGGATGTTTCCCACCACCGATTCCTCGGAGACCATTGTAGAGTGCCTGCTAGCGGCGGCACGGGCGGCGCGGGTGATCCTGCGGTCGGGAGTCGGAGTGGAACGAATCGAGCGGACGGAGCAGGGGCGGTTCGGGGCGACGCTCTCCACGGGTGAGTTGATGGAGTGCGATCGAGTTCTGCTCGCCACGGGCGGCTGTCGGAGTGCCGCGCTGGGACAGCTGGCTGTTTCGCTCGGCCACACACTGGAACCCCCGGTGCCATCTTTGTTCACGTTTCACATCGCGGTCCCGTGGTTGCGGGCACTGTCGGGAGTTTCGCTGGAGGATGCCGAGGTTTCGGTGTCGGGTGCCGGTTTGCGCGAGCGAGGTCCGTTGCTGCTGACCCATTGGGGGCTTAGTGGTCCTGCGGTGTTGCGGCTGTCGGCCTGGGGGGCTCGCTCGCTGCATCAGTGCGATTATCGTTTTTCGTTGCAGGTGAATTGGCTGCCGCGTCTGAACCCGGAGCAGTTGCTGCGGGAGTTTGATCAGCGGCGACAGGGAACCCCGGCCAAATTCGTGGTGAACACCACCATCGCACCCCTGTCGGCACGGCTGTGGGAACAGCTCGTTCTCTCGGCCGGGATCGCCCCCGACGCCCGCTGGTCCGCCATCTCGAAGGCAGACCTCGCTCGACTCTCGCTGCAGCTGTCCCGAATGGAACTGCCAGTTCAGGGCAAGAGCCTGAATAAGGATGAGTTTGTGACTTGTGGAGGGGTGCGCCTCAAGGAGGTGGATTTCAAAACCATGGAAAGCAGGGTTTGCCCGGGTCTTTACTTTGCCGGGGAAATCCTGGACATCGATGGCATCACCGGTGGATTCAACTTCCAGGCGGCCTGGACAACCGGATGGATCGCCGGTCAGGCGATGGCTCTGGGTTAGCCTGCCGCTCGACACTTCCTGCCGCAGATCATGCAAAAACTGCCGGTTGCATGGTCGAGTCAGCCGGGCGGTCGCATATTCCTCGTCCGGCGCGTCGCTTCGGCCCGGTCTAATTCCATGTCAAAAGCAATTTGCAGCCGAGTTGGTACGCAATTTGTTGCGCAGCGCTTGCCGATCTCGACTTTGAGAGTTCCTTGATCGGATCAAACCGCCGAAATAAGCATCTATGAAAACCGATTGGGACTACACGAAACTGGCCTCTCACTACATCAAACGTCCGGATTATTGTCCGGCGGCGATTGATGATCTCTGCAAGTTGACCGCGAGCGCCGCTGGTGCTACCGCGTGCGATATCGGAGCTGGATCTGGCCATCTGACCAAGATGCTGCTCGATCGAGGACTCGTGGTGACTGCGGTGGAACCCAACGATGCGATGCGTGAAGTGGGACAGCAGGTGACCGCTAACCGGGGAGTGAACTGGGTTGTCGGTACCGGAGAGGCTACGGGCCTGCCTGATCAACAGTTTGATCTCGTCACATTCGGCTCCTCTTTCAATACGACCGATCGTCGTAAGGCACTTGCCGAGACCAAGCGGCTGCTGAAGCCGAAGGGCTGGTTTGCCTGCATGTGGAATCACCGTGATTTAAGTGATCCGCTCCAGGCTGCCGTCGAAAACTTCATCAAGGAGAACATTCGCGGTTATGGCTATGGAACGCGCCGAGAGGACCAAACGGAGGCGATCAATGCGAGTGGTCTCTTCCGGCAGGTCCATTACATCGAGGCTAGTTACGTGGCCAAGATTGCAGCTGAAGATTACCTAGACGCCTGGCGATCGCATGGAACGTTGGAACGCCAAGCCGGCGCCTCTTTCGGGAGCATCATTGCCGGGATCGAGGAGATTGTGCGTCGGGAGGACAGGATTCTCAACGTGGGCTACACGACCCGCATCTGGGCTGCCCAGAAGAAGTAAACGCGTAGCCGCGTGTTTGGGGGTGCGCCGGTTCCGCTGCCGGATACGCTGCCCACTGAGTGGCTGTCCCCGTGTCGGTCCCACCTTCCTAGGGGGACCGGCTGACTGCTGGCTGCGTCGGATGGCCGTTCCTAACCGCGATGTCTAGGTTCAGCGCGGCCTCTGGTCTTCCGCCGGTTCGTCACCAAGATGTTGCACTTCAGTTCTTTCAACTGGATGGTTTTCTGACATCGTGCGCGCATGAACCATTGGACCATGCACTGCGTGTTGTGGCTTGGATATAGGGGTTCACGAATGCGCAAGTCAAAGCCTGGCAGTCCATCCGCGAAGTGTCCGTCACCGACCTTAGGTCTTCCGGCAATCGAATCTAAATGCGTTCCCTCCTGGGTGTTGGCCTGCCGGTCGACCCGGGTCGCGAGAAGACCATGAGGGCACGGGGATGCGCTGAGTGCTTTGATCCTAGACCCCGACTATGAACACTTCACCCCTCGGCAATCGGCACGCGGTCATCGATATTGGCACCAACTCGGTGAAGCTCCTGGTGGCGGATTTGGGGCAGGTCCTGCGGACCGTGGTCAAGGAAAGTCGACACACACTTCTGGGAGAGGGCCTGTTTAGTTCCAACTGTCTGCAACCTGCGGCCCTTGCTCGGACGGTTGGGGCCGTTCAGGAATTTACCTCGCAAGCGCTGAGGTCCGGTGCTTCCACGATCCGGATTCTCGCGACCAGCGCCACTCGGGAGGCCACCAACAGTGTCGAGTTGGTGAGATCGGTTCGAGCTGCCGTCGGTCTTGAGGTGGAGATCATTTCGGGCGATCGCGAAGCGGATTATGTGTTTCAGGGCGTGACCAGCGAGCCGTGTTTCGCCAATCGTCCCGTGCTGATCGTGGATGTTGGGGGTGGAAGTACGGAGTGGAGCTTAGGCGAGGGGAGAAGATCGGCATTTCGCCTGAGCACACTGCTTGGCACTGCGCGTTTTCTTCAGACAGAGCCTCCGTCGGATCCTCCAACTAACCGAGACCTCGTCCTCCTTCGCCGGCGGGTCCGGGAGATTCTACGGGTGGAGGTGAAGCCGAACCTGGATGTTGCCCTCGCCAGTTTCGGGAGCGGGCAAGTTCGCTTGGTCGGCCTTGGGGGAGCAGTAAAGACTTTGGCCAGGCTCGTGGTGGCCTCCGGCGATCCGTGCGCCGCCTTCGGGGAGGATATGCCGGGACTGACTGCGATCCAGATTCGTGAGCAGGTCGAGCGTATTTGGAGTCTGCGTGGTGCTGAACGACGCTGTCTGGCCGGAGTGCCGCCGGAGAAAGCCGACATCCTTCTGGTCGGCGCAGTGATCTATGAGATGATCCTCGCCGAGTTGGGTTTTTCGGAACTTTTCATGAGCGAGCGCGGGTTGCGTCATGGAGCTGTGTTGAACCCGCCCACCCCCGTCTTTAGGCCAGGTCGTTCGTCATCTCCGATGTCACATACCAGGGACGCAGGTTCCTCCGTGTTTCCTGGCCTGGGCTCCGCGACGAGCCCTCAACCGATTCCTCCGGAACTCTGACCCGGCCCATTCTTGCGCCGGAGCCTTTCGTCGCCTCGGTGTCACCGACTTGTTTCAGTTCGGGACTTTCCTCCGCATCTTGCTCTGGCATTGTTTTGAGTTGTGTGGAAAGAGAATCGGCTTTGTTCGAAGTCAACGAGCTCCGCTTTTCCGCCGGACACCTGCCTCGATGTTTCGGGCCACTGGTTTCTTCCGGGGTGGCAGATCTCATCGCAATAATCCTTACCTCTCAACAATTCCTATGAACTCCTTATTCCTGGCGTCGGTTTTGGGATCTGCCCCGTTTCGTTTCTCGCTAGAGCAGTCCTCGGTGGAAACGCGGATGTGTTTGGCGGGCTTGCTGTGCTTGTCCCTTGTGGTCTGGATTGTTTTCGCGCGAAAGTCTTCGCGACTGATGCGAGCCCGCCTCGCGACCCTGGGGTTCGAGGAATCTTACTCCTCTTCGCGTGATCCTTTGGAGTTGTTTGATCGGAACGAACGCTTCGATGATGCCCCTGCTTTTGTGGTTTACTCTCAAGGCGCAGGTGAAGTGCAGCACCACTTGCATCACAATCCGGTGCGGTTCCGCCGGCAGCGCTTGATCAGCAGTCACTCGTTCAATGCGCTCAGGCTGACGGTTGAGGAGGTTGTGGAGGTCGAGGTTCAAGCACTCGGTCGCCATTTATGGTTGCTCCGCTGGATTGCGGTTGGGGCTCCCTTGATTGGTTGCCTCGGAACCGTTTGGGGAATGATGAGTATGGTGGTGTCGGGTGCCGGGCTTCCGGAGTTAACTCCCTGGATCGGAACCGCCATGATCTCTGCCGTGGTTGGCATCGCGGTGGGGTTGCAGTCCATGCTGGCCGCAACTGTTCTCTCGGGACGCGTGCAGACGTTCAGCATCGATCTTCGACGCTTTGGCCGGAGATTCGTAGCTCGGGTTGAGCATGTCTATTTGGACCAGCGTCCGATCGAAGACGAGATCGAAGAAGCGAACGAGGTGCTGGCCTCCAAGATTGTCGCCCTCGTTCAGAAGGGCAGAGGGCCGCTTCGTGAGCTGCCGGTGTTGGCAAGTCACGACTAGCCGAAGATCCCGGTCGCGACTTCGCCGCTGACGTCGGTCAGCCGGAAATCCCGGCCAGCGAACCGGTAGGTGAGTTTTTCGTGATCCAGTCCGAGCAGGGCGAGGATGGTCGCATGAAGATCATGCAGGTGCATCTTGTTCTCGGTGGCGTACCAGCCATAGTCGTCGGTCGCTCCATAGGCGGTCCCGGCTTTAACTCCCCCTCCGGCCATCCACATGGTGAATCCCTCGGGATTGTGATCGCGACCGTCCCTTCCACCTTGCGCCGCGGGGGTCCTGCCAAATTCGCCTCCCCACAATACCAAGGTGTCCTGCAGTAGTCCCGTGGCTTTCAGATCCTGCAAGAGTCCGGCGATGGGTTTATCGACTTCCGCTGCGTTTTTCGTGTGCCCCTTCCGCAGATCGCCGTGCTGGTCCCATTGCACTTCGCTGTCGCTGTGCGTGACCTGGATAAAACGGACACCACGTTCCGCGAAGCGCCGCGCCATCAGACATTGACGCCCGAAGTTGGCCGTCACTTTGTCGTCCAAACCGTAGAGACGTCTCGTGGCTTCGGATTCCCCGGAGATGTCCTGGGC encodes:
- a CDS encoding MotA/TolQ/ExbB proton channel family protein; this translates as MNSLFLASVLGSAPFRFSLEQSSVETRMCLAGLLCLSLVVWIVFARKSSRLMRARLATLGFEESYSSSRDPLELFDRNERFDDAPAFVVYSQGAGEVQHHLHHNPVRFRRQRLISSHSFNALRLTVEEVVEVEVQALGRHLWLLRWIAVGAPLIGCLGTVWGMMSMVVSGAGLPELTPWIGTAMISAVVGIAVGLQSMLAATVLSGRVQTFSIDLRRFGRRFVARVEHVYLDQRPIEDEIEEANEVLASKIVALVQKGRGPLRELPVLASHD
- a CDS encoding class I SAM-dependent methyltransferase, producing MKTDWDYTKLASHYIKRPDYCPAAIDDLCKLTASAAGATACDIGAGSGHLTKMLLDRGLVVTAVEPNDAMREVGQQVTANRGVNWVVGTGEATGLPDQQFDLVTFGSSFNTTDRRKALAETKRLLKPKGWFACMWNHRDLSDPLQAAVENFIKENIRGYGYGTRREDQTEAINASGLFRQVHYIEASYVAKIAAEDYLDAWRSHGTLERQAGASFGSIIAGIEEIVRREDRILNVGYTTRIWAAQKK
- a CDS encoding NAD(P)/FAD-dependent oxidoreductase, with amino-acid sequence MSKPEILVVGGGAAGFFAAIAGAEADPDARVTILEKSPAFLTKVRISGGGRCNVTHSCFEPRELTTCYPRGERALIAPFHRFQARDTVQWFASRGVVLKTEGDGRMFPTTDSSETIVECLLAAARAARVILRSGVGVERIERTEQGRFGATLSTGELMECDRVLLATGGCRSAALGQLAVSLGHTLEPPVPSLFTFHIAVPWLRALSGVSLEDAEVSVSGAGLRERGPLLLTHWGLSGPAVLRLSAWGARSLHQCDYRFSLQVNWLPRLNPEQLLREFDQRRQGTPAKFVVNTTIAPLSARLWEQLVLSAGIAPDARWSAISKADLARLSLQLSRMELPVQGKSLNKDEFVTCGGVRLKEVDFKTMESRVCPGLYFAGEILDIDGITGGFNFQAAWTTGWIAGQAMALG